A genomic segment from Nodularia sphaerocarpa UHCC 0038 encodes:
- the bioF gene encoding 8-amino-7-oxononanoate synthase yields the protein MSQDPYSWIEASLATIHKANWYRSVQTIHGRPGATVILAGEEVINFASNDYLGLAGDERLTKAAICAIEKMGTGSTGSRLISGHRELHRELEQAIAAWKQTEDAIVFSSGYLANLGAIAALVGKRDLILSDQYNHSSLKNGAILSGAEILEYPHCDMEALKTQLSQQRQNYRRCLIITDSVFSMDGDLCPLPELLDIAEEFSCMLLIDEAHSTAVLGKTGSGCVEHFHSTGKILIQIGTLSKALGSLGGYVAASANLIDYLRNRAPSWIYTTALSPADTAAALAAVKIVQQEPQRLVQLWRNVDYLKKLIAEQLPHLKLLPTESPILCLQLPSAADALRVDKQLRSKGIFAPAIRPPTVPTSRLRISVMATHETAHIEKLVSVLSEIL from the coding sequence ATGTCTCAAGATCCTTACAGTTGGATAGAAGCATCTCTCGCAACTATTCATAAAGCCAACTGGTATCGCTCAGTACAAACAATCCACGGTCGCCCCGGTGCAACTGTGATTTTGGCTGGGGAAGAGGTAATTAATTTTGCCAGTAATGATTATTTGGGATTGGCTGGGGATGAACGCTTGACTAAAGCGGCAATTTGTGCTATTGAAAAAATGGGGACTGGTAGCACTGGTTCTCGCTTAATTAGTGGACATCGGGAATTACATCGGGAGTTGGAACAGGCGATCGCCGCTTGGAAACAAACAGAAGATGCGATAGTATTTAGTTCTGGGTATTTGGCAAATTTAGGTGCGATCGCCGCTTTAGTCGGTAAGCGTGATTTAATTTTATCTGACCAATACAATCATTCCAGTCTGAAAAATGGGGCAATTCTTAGCGGTGCAGAAATCCTAGAATATCCCCACTGTGATATGGAAGCGCTAAAAACTCAACTGAGTCAGCAACGCCAAAACTACAGACGTTGTTTAATAATTACCGATAGCGTCTTCAGCATGGATGGTGATTTATGTCCATTACCAGAATTATTAGATATAGCAGAAGAATTTAGCTGTATGCTGCTCATCGATGAAGCACATAGTACTGCTGTACTAGGAAAAACCGGTTCAGGGTGCGTCGAACATTTTCACAGCACAGGTAAGATTTTAATTCAAATTGGCACATTAAGTAAAGCCTTGGGCAGTTTAGGCGGCTATGTAGCGGCGAGCGCCAACCTAATAGATTATTTACGAAATCGCGCCCCCAGTTGGATTTACACCACAGCACTTTCACCCGCAGACACCGCCGCAGCCTTAGCAGCAGTTAAGATAGTGCAACAAGAACCGCAACGTCTTGTGCAACTATGGCGTAATGTGGATTATTTAAAAAAGTTAATTGCAGAACAATTACCTCACCTGAAATTATTACCTACAGAATCACCCATACTATGTTTACAGTTACCCAGTGCAGCAGATGCACTCAGAGTTGATAAACAGCTAAGAAGTAAAGGCATTTTCGCCCCAGCAATTCGTCCCCCCACAGTTCCTACAAGTCGGTTGCGGATATCTGTGATGGCTACTCATGAAACCGCACATATTGAAAAATTGGTATCAGTTCTCAGCGAGATTTTATAA
- a CDS encoding sucrose-phosphate phosphatase: MKPFLFVSDLDNTFVGDDDALTALTQSLSQHRQVYGSKIVYATGRSPILYRELQTEKNLMEPDALVLSVGTEIYLDGQDTPDAAWSEILSSGWDNELVLKIAQSFPELEMQPDSEQRAFKVSFFLKQEVANILPQLEAELLKSKLNVKLIYSSGIDLDIVPLTSDKGQAMQFLRQKWSFAAEQTVVCGDSGNDIALFAVGEERGIIVGNARPELLKWHSEYPANYRYLAQAVCAGGILEGLKYFGFLE, translated from the coding sequence ATGAAACCATTTCTTTTTGTCTCTGACTTGGATAACACCTTCGTGGGTGATGACGACGCTTTAACAGCACTGACACAATCACTGAGTCAACATCGTCAAGTATACGGCTCTAAGATTGTTTATGCTACAGGGCGATCGCCTATTCTTTACCGCGAACTCCAAACAGAAAAAAATCTCATGGAACCGGATGCTTTAGTTCTCTCTGTGGGGACGGAAATTTATCTCGATGGTCAGGATACCCCCGATGCGGCTTGGTCAGAAATCCTCTCCTCTGGATGGGATAATGAATTGGTATTAAAAATCGCTCAGTCTTTTCCTGAGTTGGAGATGCAGCCAGATTCAGAACAACGGGCTTTTAAAGTCAGTTTTTTCTTAAAGCAAGAAGTAGCAAATATACTACCGCAACTAGAGGCAGAGTTGCTCAAATCTAAATTAAATGTAAAATTAATCTATAGTAGCGGTATTGACCTTGACATTGTGCCTCTTACCAGCGATAAAGGTCAGGCAATGCAGTTTCTCCGTCAAAAGTGGAGCTTTGCAGCAGAACAAACAGTTGTCTGTGGTGATTCAGGTAATGATATTGCTTTATTCGCTGTAGGCGAGGAACGGGGAATCATAGTTGGGAATGCACGCCCAGAGTTACTTAAGTGGCACAGCGAGTATCCCGCTAACTATCGTTACCTGGCACAAGCTGTTTGTGCTGGTGGAATTCTCGAAGGTCTAAAATATTTTGGTTTCTTAGAATGA
- a CDS encoding alpha-amylase family glycosyl hydrolase encodes MLRSIYSGEVYNTFNELKNKALRNEPKRVQVGNELKEIPSPFPSPTDWRDEWIYFIMVDRFNNPSGAPKSAWNAFDDDGFLGEKGLVFQGGTFEGIRQQLDYLQKLGVGAIWLSPGLKNCQYKPTYHGYGIQDFLQIDPRFATNKENPEKELQELIDEAHARGIYVIFDIVLNHVGNVFSYFIDGKDVKSPPFIDEQNNPYNIRWHDKEGNAQWMNAPVDEFYNLDSDAAVWPKELCKNEFFRRRGTRDETEQGGDFTDLRELVTDVPEVRNILIRIHQYLIAKFDIDGFRIDTLRFIEPEFARIFGNAMHEFALSIGKKNFFSFGEIWAEENNTEEKIRGFIGRNADEPGELLGIDAALDFPLFFQLPSVLKGGKAPKAVVDVYERRKESLRSIISSHGDVSKFFVTFLDNHDLKSRFYYSDPKNPHRFDDQVTLAITCLFALQGIPCIYYGTEQGLNGTVPENTEFGDLVVRQALWGKPGGGFNRDHSFYQAIAQLSKYRKTHPALRYGRQYFRPISGDRINYAISPDNSGVLAFSRILNETEVVVVANTNTELTQSVYVIVDDNLHSENPTFKILFSNKSRDNSIEPEKVEEHHGVKITEVNGQKNYGPVRVMKVTLQPMEVQILVK; translated from the coding sequence ATGCTTCGATCAATTTACTCAGGAGAAGTTTACAATACCTTCAATGAGTTGAAGAATAAGGCTCTGAGAAACGAACCGAAACGCGTCCAAGTTGGGAATGAGTTGAAAGAAATTCCTTCTCCTTTTCCATCACCGACAGATTGGCGAGATGAATGGATTTACTTTATTATGGTAGACCGTTTTAATAACCCATCCGGTGCGCCTAAAAGTGCTTGGAATGCTTTTGACGATGATGGTTTTTTAGGTGAAAAAGGTTTGGTTTTCCAAGGTGGTACTTTTGAAGGTATCCGTCAGCAATTAGACTACTTACAAAAATTAGGGGTGGGAGCAATTTGGCTGAGTCCTGGGTTGAAAAATTGCCAGTATAAACCTACCTACCACGGCTATGGTATTCAAGATTTTTTACAAATTGATCCGCGATTCGCTACGAACAAAGAAAATCCAGAAAAGGAATTACAAGAACTAATTGATGAAGCTCATGCACGCGGAATTTATGTAATTTTTGATATTGTACTCAATCATGTCGGTAATGTTTTCAGCTATTTCATTGATGGCAAAGATGTTAAATCACCTCCATTCATTGATGAACAGAATAATCCTTATAATATTAGGTGGCATGACAAAGAGGGAAACGCACAATGGATGAATGCACCCGTTGATGAATTTTATAACCTTGACTCTGATGCAGCAGTATGGCCTAAAGAACTTTGCAAAAATGAGTTCTTTCGCAGAAGAGGAACTAGAGATGAGACTGAACAAGGTGGCGATTTTACCGACTTGCGGGAGCTAGTTACTGATGTTCCAGAAGTACGTAATATCTTAATCAGGATTCATCAATATTTAATTGCCAAGTTTGATATTGACGGATTTCGCATTGATACCTTGAGGTTTATTGAGCCAGAATTCGCCAGAATTTTTGGTAATGCGATGCACGAATTTGCTTTAAGTATTGGTAAGAAAAATTTCTTCTCTTTTGGTGAGATATGGGCTGAAGAAAACAATACAGAGGAGAAAATTAGAGGTTTTATTGGTCGCAATGCAGATGAACCAGGTGAGTTGTTAGGTATTGATGCAGCACTTGATTTTCCTTTATTCTTCCAACTCCCCAGTGTGTTGAAAGGCGGGAAAGCACCAAAAGCAGTAGTTGATGTGTATGAAAGGCGTAAGGAAAGTCTTCGGAGTATTATCAGTTCGCATGGAGATGTCAGCAAATTTTTTGTGACATTCCTCGATAACCATGATTTAAAGAGTCGTTTTTACTACAGTGACCCTAAAAATCCTCACCGATTTGATGACCAAGTAACTTTAGCTATTACCTGTTTGTTTGCTTTACAAGGGATACCTTGCATATACTACGGCACAGAACAGGGACTTAATGGTACTGTTCCAGAGAATACCGAATTTGGTGATCTCGTAGTTCGTCAAGCTTTATGGGGTAAACCAGGAGGCGGCTTCAATCGTGACCACTCTTTCTATCAAGCAATTGCACAACTATCTAAATACCGCAAAACCCATCCTGCGCTGCGCTATGGTCGCCAGTATTTTCGTCCTATATCAGGCGATCGCATTAATTATGCCATTTCACCCGACAATTCTGGTGTCCTGGCGTTCTCTCGCATCTTGAATGAGACAGAAGTGGTTGTGGTAGCGAATACGAACACAGAACTTACTCAATCTGTTTATGTAATAGTTGATGACAATCTCCATTCTGAAAACCCTACTTTCAAGATTTTATTTAGCAATAAATCTAGGGATAACAGCATTGAACCGGAAAAAGTTGAAGAACATCACGGTGTCAAGATCACAGAAGTTAATGGTCAAAAGAATTATGGGCCAGTACGAGTGATGAAAGTAACTCTCCAACCGATGGAAGTACAAATCTTAGTCAAATAG
- the ruvA gene encoding Holliday junction branch migration protein RuvA — MISYLKGIVAGIQTIGGGRMMLTLEVNNLGYDLQIPQRLAKHLPESGGVTQIFTHLQIRDEVPFLYGFGSPAERDLFRQLLTVSGIGTASAIALLDTLEVPDLVQAIIAANTQILIQAPGVGKKTAERICLELKSKLVEWRKSAGFFVATGGPAPGILEEVQMTLFALGYSADEVSHALHVVSEDIGLTKDAYVEDWIKQAIAHLSSSQEMTHS; from the coding sequence ATGATTAGCTATCTCAAAGGGATTGTCGCTGGTATTCAAACAATTGGCGGGGGTCGCATGATGTTGACTCTCGAAGTGAATAATTTGGGGTATGATTTGCAAATTCCGCAACGTCTCGCAAAACATTTGCCAGAATCGGGCGGAGTCACACAAATTTTTACCCATCTGCAAATTCGTGATGAAGTGCCGTTTCTCTACGGCTTTGGTTCACCCGCAGAAAGAGATTTGTTCCGCCAATTGCTGACTGTAAGCGGTATTGGTACTGCTAGTGCGATCGCACTTTTGGACACTTTGGAAGTTCCTGATTTAGTCCAAGCCATTATCGCCGCCAATACCCAAATCTTAATTCAAGCCCCTGGTGTGGGCAAAAAAACCGCAGAGCGTATCTGTTTGGAATTGAAAAGTAAGTTAGTCGAATGGCGCAAATCAGCAGGCTTCTTCGTTGCTACAGGCGGTCCCGCACCAGGGATTTTAGAGGAAGTGCAAATGACTCTTTTTGCTTTGGGATATAGCGCCGATGAAGTTAGTCACGCTTTACACGTCGTCAGTGAGGATATTGGACTCACAAAAGACGCTTACGTGGAAGATTGGATTAAACAGGCGATCGCGCATCTGAGCAGCAGCCAAGAAATGACTCATTCGTAG